AATACATTACATAGAACGGGAACAGCCTGAATTGTGGCGCAAAGGAAAGCAGCATACGATAAAGAACGCTTGGGAGCTGCTGCAAGCCTTGGGTTACTCTAACCTGGAGCCAATTTGGGTTAAGCGGTGGTAGAACCTGATTCGGTGTTCTCTGCGATAAGATAGGCTGAACAAACGTAGAGGATAGGATGCCATGAAAGCGTTAAAATTCATGTATTATCAATTTATTAGGGAACCGCTGTGGTTTAAAGTGTTAATATCTTTGACTTTACTTGCTTAAGTACATAGAACGGCATACGAAGGAAGGGAAGAATCATGAATTTAAAATGAACGGTTTTAGGAATTGCAATCCTGGTTATACTTTTCTGTTCTCTGGCCTTAACGCCTTTAGGTAAAAATTTAAGGATTAATACTGCAAAAATGTTAATATCAACTCGGCTTCAAAATGAAACTTGGATTCTTGTTGGAAAAGAAAAAAGGGATGAATTAATCAAAGAATTTGTAGAGAAGTACGGCACACCCTGATACCTTGCTTTAATTTTTCCAAATCTAATGAGTGAGGAGATTGAAAAATGGCTGATCAAACAGTGGCTAGTAGATTAGCAACATTAGGAATCGTTCTCCCCCATGCAAGCGAACCGGCAGCCAAATACGCAAATTACGTAAAAGTGAACGGGTTGTTGTTCGTTTCAGGCAAGGGGCCTGCTGGTACGCCTAAAGGTAAGTTAGGTCAGGAGTATACCACCGCAGAAGGTTATGAGTTTGCCCGGCAAACGGGGATTGAGATTTTGGCTGTACTACAAACAGCTTTAGATACACTGGATAAAGTGAAACGGGTCGTTAAAATTCAGGGCTTTGTTAATGCGGTCGCCAGTTTTGAAGAGCATCATAAAGTGCTTAATGGCTGTTCCGATCTGATGCTGGATATTTTCGGAGAAAAAGGTATTCATGCCCGTTCAGTCTTTGGAGCTGTTTCGGTTAGAGACAATCTTCCCATCATTATTGATTCGATATTTGAGGTTGAGGAGTAAAGTTCATTGTACATATTGCTCTGGTGTGGATAACTTCACTGAGTTTACGGGCAGGTTTGCGTAGTAGGTATTGAAAAACACGGGAACACTTATGATGCCTGGTACCAGCAGCATACAAAAGCAGGTATAACTACATTTAATGAGAGTAGATTTCGAGAACACATAGATACTGACCATAGAGAAACTGAAGAAATCATATACAGGAAGCCCGCTCCCTGCAACCGTCATACCTAAGGTGAGCATCAATGTTACAACACCACCTAGAAGCCATTTCGTGACATAAATTCACAACTCTTGTCTTAATGGAGGGCCGCAATATGAATCTTTGGCCGATGAAATTCATTTCAGTTGTAATTTGTTTGGCATTGGCGGTATGCGGATGTGCTGGCTTGAACAGCAAGAGCACGGAGCATGTTACGGCAAGTGACTTCATTATTCCCTTGAACGTTAGCGAAGTGTTGAAGCGTCCAGAGACTAGGGTTATTGAATATTTTGAAAACCGTCGTGAAGATTTTGATATTCTAGGCCGTTATCTGTTAGAGAATGAAAAAGTGTTCCAGACTCGGCCTGTCATACTTCAACAAGATTATTCCATCGAGAACATCCAGGACCCTGAAATTCAACAAATCGCTCAAACATTGTTTCGAGAAGGTATTGTAAAGAGGATATCCTCCTTAAATGATGCCCCTAGTAAAAGTATTGACTTTTTGTTTGATGCCGAAGACAACTTGTATCAACAAGGCATAACCTACCTCAGCCTACCAGAGATGGCCAAAGGGGATCCTTCGAAATTCAACTATGTGAATGACTATAAGAATCTAGGCGGCGGCTGGTACTATTATGTCTTCCACTATGACAAACTTAAAAATGAAGATGAATTTCGGAATCTAGCTTGGGCCCAAATCTCAGACAAGGAAAGAAGCACTTTAACCACGCCGAAAGAGAAAGCCAAAGTGATCCTAGAGTCTGGAAAAAACGTTGGCTATTGGATGGATGACAGAAAGTTAGATGTTGTTGTATCCGTTCAACTTGATACGGAAATGAACGGCCTACTGGGACCGATTACAATGTTTTTTAATCCAATAACCAAAGATTTGATCGGGGGCAATCCGCGGTTCTAATAGGCTGGAGTAAGGTTTGCTTAATAAAATCATGTTAAAATTACTTCATTATCGTGAGAGGAGCTACAAAAATGAAAATAAGTAAACACAGTGCTGAACACTATATTTGGGGCGACAATTGCGATGGTTGGCATTTAGTAAAGAATCAAGATTTAAGTGTGATTCATGAAAAAATGCCGGCACATACTTCTGAAGTAAAGCACTATCACCAGCAATCACGTCAATTTTTCTTTGTTTTAACTGGTACAGCGACCCTTGAGATTGAAGGCGATGAGATTACACTCAATTCACAAGAGGGAGTAGAAGTGGCTCCGTTGGTAACTCATCAAATGTTCAACAAGTCAAATGATGAGATAGAATTTCTTGTGATTTCTCAACCTATAAGTAAGGGCGATAGGGTCGTAGTAGATTAGCTCTTTACGATAACTGGGATGTTAGTTCATTACTGTGCAGAACGAGTTTGGTTGTACATAATTTGTAATTCTTGAGGTACTGATTAGAAAAAGAAAAATAAATTTTGGGGATTGATAGTATGGTAAACGGAAAAATATTAGGAATCGCATATAATGTAATTCCGGTTAAAAATATAAAAAAATCTGCAGAGTGGTTTGTCCATCACTTTGGCTTCAACATTAGAAACGATAGAGGAAACTATCTAAGCTTATTCCGGGATAACCGTCCAATCATAGATCTAGTTGAATCTGATAATGACACTAGAGCGGTTTTTGAGGTGAATGGACGGCCCCGGTGGGTTGTAACATTTTTTACAGATGATATTGACTCGTTGCATATGAGGCTAACATCTGAGGGAGTTACGGCTAGACCCATTAGCGATGAAGGTATTTACGGCAAGTTTTTTGTTTTTGAGGATCTGGATGGGAACCTATTTGATGTATGGGAGCATAAGGATTGTGAGTTGAATTTTTAATCCGGTGAAAAGGTAGTCAGCAAGACAGTGGCCCCCGCTTTATTTCTTCGCTGTGGTAGGTCCATGTTCGTCCGTTCTCCGCTGTACCGCTGCTAAATCTGAATTTCCATCCATATTCAAATCCCCTTCCCCAACTCGGTGAACCCGCAGCAGGTTAGTGGTTCCGGTACAGCCTGCAGGGACACCGGCGGTGATGAGGACCAAGTCGCCATTTTGTACGTATCCGGCTGACCTTGCTAGTTCAACGGCGGTTGCTATGGCTGCATCTGTGCTGGAAGCAGACTCGTCGCGGAGCAGCGGAATTACACCCCAAGTCAAGGAAAGGGCATGCAGCACGCTCTCCTTAGTGGATACGGCGATGACCGGTGCAGCGGGCTTGTGCTTGGCGATCATCCGGGCGGTAAAGCTGCTTTCGGTCAGGGCGAGAATAGCCTTGGCGGAGAGCGCGAGGGCAGTGCGAACAACGGATTCGCCAATGGCGCTGGTCACGTTGGTGCCAGTCTCGTTACTCTTGCAGTTGGAGCGGCCGTAGCTCCCCAGGACGGACTCAGCGCGGGCGGCGATGCGGGCCATAGTCTCGACGGACTCCAGCGGGTACTTACCTGCGGCAGATTCACCAGACAGCATGACGGAATCGGTACCATCGAAGATAGCGTTGGCAACGTCACTTGCTTCTGCACGGGTCGGACGCGGGTTCATCTGCATGGACTCCAGCATGTGAGTGGCGGTAATAACGGGTTTTCCGGCCAGATTACACTTCTTGATCATGTCTTTTTGAACCAGCGGCACATCTTCCACCGGCAAGTCCACGCCCAGATCGCCGCGGGCAACCATTAGTCCGTCGGCTACGCTCAGGATGGCGTCCAGGTTCTCCAAGCCCTCGTCATTTTCAATTTTGGCGATGACTTGGATATGGTCGGCCTTGTGTTTACTCAGAATATGTTTAATCTCGAGAATATCTGCAGCTTTGCGGACGAAGGATTGAGCGATGATGTCGATATTCTGCTCAACACCGAATTTGATATGCAGGATGTCCTTCTCTGTTACGCCTGGAAGACTGGTTTTGATGCCGGGAACGTTGACGCCCTTGCGCGGCTTCAGCTTGCCGCCGTTCTTAACGAGGCAGATGATCTCGGTACCTTCGGACTTTACGACCTCCAAACGGACTAGACCGTCATCGATCAGGATACTGCTACCGGGCTGCACATCTTGGGGCAACTGCTTGTAGGTGACTTGGATGCGATCCTTCGTTCCGAGCACTTCCTCTGTGGTCAGAACCACGGCTTCACCTGGTACTAATTCCGCGTAGTCCGAAGTCATTTTGCCGATACGAATTTCCGGACCTTTGATGTCGAGCAGGACGGCCACATATTGGTTTAGTTCCTTGGCTGCTTCCCGGATATGGCGGATGCGTTCTGCGTGCTCCTCCAGCTCACCGTGAGCTAAGTTCAGGCGGGCGACATTCATACCGGCTTCGATCAGCTTACGGAGCATTTCGAGGCTTTCGCTGGAGGGGCCGATGGTACAGACGATTTTTGTTTTGCTCATGAAATTCTCTCCTTCATCGATAAATTATTTAATCTTGTGAAAATTTTCCTTTATCCTTACAATAAAGCATAATGATTCATCAGAAAAATATATATAATTTCGTTCTTCATCAATTTTGATGTAGGAGGCAGGTCATCTTATGAATCTTCATGCCCTTAAAATATTTCACACCATCTCTGAAAAAGGCGGAGTCACCCGTGCTGCGGAGGAACTACGGATCAGCCAGCCTGCGGTTACGGCCCAGGTACGCAACCTGGAGAAGGAATTAGGCATACAGCTGTTAGCCCCCAAGGGGCGTGGCATTCTAGTGACCGATGCGGGACAGATGCTGGCCAGTCATGCCAAACGATTGTTTGCATTGGAGCGTGAGCTGGATGAGGCAGTCCGTGAATACAAGGCCGGGTTCAGCGGAATCCTGCGGATTGTCGCCACCTATCTGCCCGCCAATCTGCTGCTGCCGGAATGGCTGGCACTCTACAAGCAGGAGCATCCTTCCGTGGAGGTGGTCTTGAATACTGCGAATTCTCGGGAAGCGGTGGAGGGTCTGCTACAGTACGATGCCGAGGTAGCCGTATATGGAGGCGGCTGGGAGGAGCAACCGGGTATTGAATGGGAGCAGCTTCTGGAGGATGAGCTCTGGTTCATCGTCCCGAAAAACCATCCATACGGCGGAAAGGAAATTACTTTAGCGGAAATGATGAAGGTTCCCTTCATTCTGCGTGAAGAGGGAAGTTCTACCCGGGAGCGTCTCTTCTCTTTATGTAGGGCTTTGAACGTGAGTCCTCCCAAGGTAGGTCTACAATTTAATGGGGTGAACGAGATGGTTCGGGCCGTCATCGCGGGCTACGGAGCCATCTTCATCTCCTCCCTGGCGGTAAGGGACAATGTGGAACGCGGGGAAGTGGAGCGTGTGATGGTTAACGGCACTTCGCTGCTAAATCCGATTGCCGTCTGTACCCGGAAGCAGGAGGCATTGTCGCCGGCGGCGGCAGCATTTCTCTCATTGGTCCGGGAGCAGGCGAAAGGATGGGCAAGAAATTAACTGTTCTGCTTGCAAAAGAAGAATGGCACTATTAAGACGTTATAGAGAGAAGATTGCGGTTACGCACATCAGTTTTCGAAGATAAAGAGAGGACGATCAGAACATGAATGTGGAAGTGTATACGTTAAATGCGTTTGCGAAAGGGGGGCGTGGCGGTAATACAGCAGGTGTTGTCTTGGAGAATGGCCTTTCTCTGGATGCTGCCGAAATGCAGCTCATAGCGAAGGAATTTGGCTTTTCGGAGACGGCTTTTATGGAAAAATCCCTGCTTGCGGATTACAAAATCCGCTATTTCACCCCGGCCAGCGAAGTTGATCTGTGCGGACACGCCACGATTGCTGCGTTTGGGCTAATGCATTCGCTGGGTTTGTCAAAGGCAGGGACCTCCTATTCGATTGAAACTAAGGCGGGGATTCTGGATGTCGATATTAGCTCCGAGGGTCTTGTTTATTTGTCACAGGCGTTACCACAATTTCTTGAAAAGATATCCTGTGAGGAAATCGCCCCATCTTTGGGGATGGAAGCCGGGGATCTGAAAACCGGGTTGCCCATCCAGATTGTTTCGACGGGACTGCGGGACATTATGATCCCGATCCGCAGCAGGAAGCTCTTGAATAAGGTTCAGCCAAATTTTGATGCCATAACCGCCATCAGCGAAAAATATGATGTAGTTGGATATCATCTATTCACGATGGATACTCCAGACGATGCTGCTGCGGAATGCCGGAATTTTGCGCCGCTGTACGATATTCCCGAGGAGAGCGCGACAGGAACATCCAACGGTGCCCTGCTCAGCTATTTGTACCAACATGGCCAACGATCCTTGCGGGAAGTAGAGAATGTCATGTTCAGGCAAGGGTATTCGATGGATTGTCCTTCTGAGATCAGGGCAGGACTTCGCCTAAGCGAGAGCGGTGAAATCAATCAGGTTCGGGTTGGCGGTGCAGTGGCTGGCATTGAACGAAGACATATCATGATATAAGCGGAATTAAGCCACCGTACCATAGGGGGCAAACAGACTTATTCTGCTGAAGCTCTCAATGAAGTGATTAAGCTAACATAAATCCCACCCAGAGGAGGAGACGTTCCTTAGCGTCACACACCAATCATGCGAGTCAATCGATTACTCTCCATGCTGCTGATCATCTCCGGTCAAGGTACGGTAACGGGCAAGGAGCTTGCCGAGCATTTCGAGGTATCCTTGCGGACGATCTACCGGGATATTGAGAAAATAAGCGAAGCCGGCATACCAGTTGCATCAACCAGCGGTAAGGGCGGAGGATACTATATTATGGACAGCTATAATATAAGCAGCCTCTTTTTAAACCGGGATGAAGCTCATACGTTTGTAGCTGTAATGAAGAATTTACACGGCTTGTTTGGCCGGAACGAAGCTTTTAATGACATTCTGCTAAAAGTCGAACATACCTATAGGCGGGAGTCCAATCAGGATAAGCTGACTCTGGAGTTGTCCCATTTCAGTATGAAACAGGAGATTAAAGAGTACCTTGGGATCATCAGCAAGGCCATCACGGATAACAGGGTGCTGGTGTTCGATTATATCAACAGGGATATGGAATACCTGGAGCGAACGGTCGAGCCGGGCTGGATTGACTTTCGTCACGGCCATTGGTATGTGATCGGCTTCTGCCGGGTCAGAAACGACTACCGCAGATTCAAGCTTGTGCGGATCAGGCAATTGGAGCTGGGGCTGTCTTTTGCAAAAAGAGATGTGCCGGATGCGCGGATTGCCGAGGTCATTGATCACAATTATTCGCAGGCGGGCATACAGGTTGTGCTCAGATTCACTTCGCGAATTGGCGCACAGCTTACCGAGTATTTTGAGAAAGAGAAGATTAGCCGGGGTGAAGATGGCTTCTATCTCGTTACGGATATTTTTCCTCATGAGGAGGGCCTGCTGAAATTCATTCTAAGCTTCGGCAAGGAGTGCGAGCTGCTGGAGCCTCGTGAATTACGGGCGGAGCTGCAGCAATATATGCAAAATATGCTTCTATCCTACAATGACTGACGCCCTGGTGTCAGTCATTGTGTTTTATAGTAGGGATATCGGCGGGAGAAATACATAATGCCGTTATAGCTAGGTTAGGAGTGAACCGACTAGATGAAAGCCTGCATTTTGGACGAAGATGTCAATGAACGGGGTACGAAGGACACGCGGACAGAACTGATACACAAGCTGCACAGATTGGAGGAAGAACAGTATATCCTGCGAGAGGGAGAAAGCATCCAAGACTTTACCGATCTGATGCTGCGGCATATTGGTGACCCGGAGCCTGAGCTTCGTGAGCATATTTATTCTACCTTTTACATATGGCTGAAGCGCGATAAGAAGTTCACAGATGAGGAAATGCGGCATCTATTGACTGTCCTGATGGACGACCGGTATTTGTTCTACCGTATTGGAAGCGTGGATGACCACAGCGTACTCACCAGGGCATTCGCGGTTCTGCCGATCGCTCTTATTATGCAACGGGACAGGATTCAACCATTCTTGACGCCAAAAGACTTCCAGCATCTAAAGCGCTCGCTGCTTCGCTACTATCAGGAGGAGAAGGACCTGCGCGGTTATCTGGCAGCCGAAGGCTGGGCTCATGCCGCAGCTCACGGGGCAGATGCCCTGGAGGAGCTGATCCGCTATAAGGAAAGTGACATTGAGGTGCAGCACGAGGTGCTTATGGCGATTACAGGAATGCTGCATAACGGTGTCCGGATTTTTGACGAGGAGGAAGACGAACGTATGGCTAACGTTGTGGACACGATGATCAGTGAATCGCTGCTACCACAGCAGGAGATTGCCGACTGGATTCATAGCTTGGCGCAGTGTACGGAATGGCCGGATACACGCGCACAGAGAGTTGCCAGAGTGAACGGGAAAAATATGGTGCGCAGCCTGTATTTCAGAACACTTGCCCGGCATGACGGGAATCATCGGAGACTTACCAGCGCCATGCTGACAGCTGAAGCTAAATTAAACTGCTTTAACGGGGCAAATCATACATATGGAGGTAATGAAGCTTGAGTACTCACTACTATTTCAGTTGGTTTAATGATTTTTTCCCAGAAAAGCTGGTTAAGTGGTTGCAGGAGGATCTACAAGACAGACAATCGCTTGTTATGATTAGCGCTCAACCG
This genomic interval from Paenibacillus sp. FSL H8-0332 contains the following:
- a CDS encoding YafY family protein, with the protein product MRVNRLLSMLLIISGQGTVTGKELAEHFEVSLRTIYRDIEKISEAGIPVASTSGKGGGYYIMDSYNISSLFLNRDEAHTFVAVMKNLHGLFGRNEAFNDILLKVEHTYRRESNQDKLTLELSHFSMKQEIKEYLGIISKAITDNRVLVFDYINRDMEYLERTVEPGWIDFRHGHWYVIGFCRVRNDYRRFKLVRIRQLELGLSFAKRDVPDARIAEVIDHNYSQAGIQVVLRFTSRIGAQLTEYFEKEKISRGEDGFYLVTDIFPHEEGLLKFILSFGKECELLEPRELRAELQQYMQNMLLSYND
- a CDS encoding DUF2785 domain-containing protein, which encodes MKACILDEDVNERGTKDTRTELIHKLHRLEEEQYILREGESIQDFTDLMLRHIGDPEPELREHIYSTFYIWLKRDKKFTDEEMRHLLTVLMDDRYLFYRIGSVDDHSVLTRAFAVLPIALIMQRDRIQPFLTPKDFQHLKRSLLRYYQEEKDLRGYLAAEGWAHAAAHGADALEELIRYKESDIEVQHEVLMAITGMLHNGVRIFDEEEDERMANVVDTMISESLLPQQEIADWIHSLAQCTEWPDTRAQRVARVNGKNMVRSLYFRTLARHDGNHRRLTSAMLTAEAKLNCFNGANHTYGGNEA
- the pyk gene encoding pyruvate kinase, whose product is MSKTKIVCTIGPSSESLEMLRKLIEAGMNVARLNLAHGELEEHAERIRHIREAAKELNQYVAVLLDIKGPEIRIGKMTSDYAELVPGEAVVLTTEEVLGTKDRIQVTYKQLPQDVQPGSSILIDDGLVRLEVVKSEGTEIICLVKNGGKLKPRKGVNVPGIKTSLPGVTEKDILHIKFGVEQNIDIIAQSFVRKAADILEIKHILSKHKADHIQVIAKIENDEGLENLDAILSVADGLMVARGDLGVDLPVEDVPLVQKDMIKKCNLAGKPVITATHMLESMQMNPRPTRAEASDVANAIFDGTDSVMLSGESAAGKYPLESVETMARIAARAESVLGSYGRSNCKSNETGTNVTSAIGESVVRTALALSAKAILALTESSFTARMIAKHKPAAPVIAVSTKESVLHALSLTWGVIPLLRDESASSTDAAIATAVELARSAGYVQNGDLVLITAGVPAGCTGTTNLLRVHRVGEGDLNMDGNSDLAAVQRRTDEHGPTTAKK
- a CDS encoding VOC family protein, translating into MVNGKILGIAYNVIPVKNIKKSAEWFVHHFGFNIRNDRGNYLSLFRDNRPIIDLVESDNDTRAVFEVNGRPRWVVTFFTDDIDSLHMRLTSEGVTARPISDEGIYGKFFVFEDLDGNLFDVWEHKDCELNF
- a CDS encoding cupin domain-containing protein — its product is MKISKHSAEHYIWGDNCDGWHLVKNQDLSVIHEKMPAHTSEVKHYHQQSRQFFFVLTGTATLEIEGDEITLNSQEGVEVAPLVTHQMFNKSNDEIEFLVISQPISKGDRVVVD
- a CDS encoding PhzF family phenazine biosynthesis protein — protein: MNVEVYTLNAFAKGGRGGNTAGVVLENGLSLDAAEMQLIAKEFGFSETAFMEKSLLADYKIRYFTPASEVDLCGHATIAAFGLMHSLGLSKAGTSYSIETKAGILDVDISSEGLVYLSQALPQFLEKISCEEIAPSLGMEAGDLKTGLPIQIVSTGLRDIMIPIRSRKLLNKVQPNFDAITAISEKYDVVGYHLFTMDTPDDAAAECRNFAPLYDIPEESATGTSNGALLSYLYQHGQRSLREVENVMFRQGYSMDCPSEIRAGLRLSESGEINQVRVGGAVAGIERRHIMI
- a CDS encoding LysR family transcriptional regulator → MNLHALKIFHTISEKGGVTRAAEELRISQPAVTAQVRNLEKELGIQLLAPKGRGILVTDAGQMLASHAKRLFALERELDEAVREYKAGFSGILRIVATYLPANLLLPEWLALYKQEHPSVEVVLNTANSREAVEGLLQYDAEVAVYGGGWEEQPGIEWEQLLEDELWFIVPKNHPYGGKEITLAEMMKVPFILREEGSSTRERLFSLCRALNVSPPKVGLQFNGVNEMVRAVIAGYGAIFISSLAVRDNVERGEVERVMVNGTSLLNPIAVCTRKQEALSPAAAAFLSLVREQAKGWARN
- a CDS encoding RidA family protein — protein: MADQTVASRLATLGIVLPHASEPAAKYANYVKVNGLLFVSGKGPAGTPKGKLGQEYTTAEGYEFARQTGIEILAVLQTALDTLDKVKRVVKIQGFVNAVASFEEHHKVLNGCSDLMLDIFGEKGIHARSVFGAVSVRDNLPIIIDSIFEVEE